The genome window GGTCCTGTTGTAGGGGTTGGGATGAGGCTCGGGGCGGGAGCTGCTGTAAACAAGGCTGGCACAGGCGTGGTGGTGGCGGGCGGTTGCGTGGGCGGCGGCTGTGTCGGCGGGCGGAAAGGCGCGGGTGTAGATCGAGGCGCGCATGCCGCCGTGTAGAAAAGGATCGGGAGGAGAAGCAGGCCTGCCCTGAGTTTGATCGAAGGGATGGGTATAAGGAAGAAGCGGGTCGTCTTCATAAGAAAATGGACACGTTTCCGTGTCCATCTATTTTACGCTTCTTCTTCATTTCCGCCAGCAGGTTCGGCCACCTCCGCGCCCATATCAAGCGGCAGGACGATCTCGCCCGCCATCGATTTCTGACGGATGACACCTTCGATCTCCGCCATCATGTTGGGATTGGAACGCAGGAAATCCTTTGCATTCTCGCGCCCCTGACCGAGACGCAGGTCACCGTAGGAGAAGAACGCGCCGCGCTTGGTTATGACCTCAAACTTGGTTGCCAGATCGAGGACATCACCGGCCTTCGAGATGCCTTCGTTGAACATGATGTCAAATTCGGCCGTGCGGAAGGGAGGCGCCATCTTGTTCTTAACCACCTTGACGCGTGTGCGGTTGCCGATGACCTCCTCGCCCACCTTGATGGACTGGATGCGGCGCACATCAAGACGCACGGAGGCGTAGAACTTGAGCGCCTGGCCGCCTGTGGTGGTTTCGGGGTTGCCGAACATCACACCGATCTTCTGGCGCAATTGATTGGTGAAGATGACGGCGGTCTTGGTCTGGTTGATCGCGCCGCTCAATTTGCGGAGCGCCTGTGACATAAGGCGCGCCTGCACACCCATGGTGGCATCGCCCATATCGCCTTCGATCTCGGAACGCGGCACAAGCGCGGCAACGGAATCAACCACAACGACATCCACTGCCCCGGAGCGCACGAGGGTCTCTGCGATCTCGAGCGCCTGTTCACCCGTATCCGGCTGGGAGACAAGCAGGTTATCAATATCCACGCCGACTTTGGCGGCATAGGACGGGTCAAGCGCATGTTCCATGTCTATAAATGCAGCGGTGCCACCCAGTCTCTGCGCTTCCGCCACAATGTGCTGACAAAGGGTCGTTTTGCCGGAAGACTCAGGCCCGTAGATTTCGATGACGCGCCCGCGCGGAATGCCGCCGACGCCGAGGGCAATGTCGAGGGAGAGCGAACCGGTGGGAATCACCTCGGTCACCATTCCGTGGGCTTCGCCGAGGCGCATGATCGAGCCGTCTCCGTAGCGTTTCAAAATATCGCCGACAGCCTTGTCGAGCACGGCCTGCCTGGCATTATCCACGTTTTGAGTCTGTGCAGCTTCTGCGGATGCGGAACGTTTTCTAGCCATGAGTCAATTCTCCAGTATGGGTGTTAAAATTTAACCGCGATGGGTCAAGGTGTACGGGAAGCGGCTAAATTCGTGGGCTACCCACAAAGCCACCAAGAAACCTTTGTGGCTTCGAGCCTTTGTGGTTTCGTGGTCTATGAAGAAAGCCCATCCTTTTAGTCACTCTCGGTGTACGTGT of Anaerolineales bacterium contains these proteins:
- the recA gene encoding recombinase RecA — protein: MARKRSASAEAAQTQNVDNARQAVLDKAVGDILKRYGDGSIMRLGEAHGMVTEVIPTGSLSLDIALGVGGIPRGRVIEIYGPESSGKTTLCQHIVAEAQRLGGTAAFIDMEHALDPSYAAKVGVDIDNLLVSQPDTGEQALEIAETLVRSGAVDVVVVDSVAALVPRSEIEGDMGDATMGVQARLMSQALRKLSGAINQTKTAVIFTNQLRQKIGVMFGNPETTTGGQALKFYASVRLDVRRIQSIKVGEEVIGNRTRVKVVKNKMAPPFRTAEFDIMFNEGISKAGDVLDLATKFEVITKRGAFFSYGDLRLGQGRENAKDFLRSNPNMMAEIEGVIRQKSMAGEIVLPLDMGAEVAEPAGGNEEEA